Proteins encoded together in one Thermococcus gammatolerans EJ3 window:
- a CDS encoding DNA-binding protein yields the protein MSEAVLEWLRSGRDDAEDIVDLPWEVKKVEENHYVAEHPKIPFILNVVFADGFIRLAVPSGIETIAMRLEERLKTYHTLLVLNERMNMLKFTLSGMNDEITLRVDLDEKSLGKEEFNDALTALLVGMNVLMDSLGLTEEFQEAIFERLGMMIIERLQRGMSEAEIINFLVKKVGMKMEEAKELLEHIKSAIGESDDKGYF from the coding sequence TTGAGCGAGGCAGTTCTGGAGTGGCTCCGGAGCGGTAGGGACGATGCGGAAGATATCGTCGATCTCCCCTGGGAAGTCAAGAAGGTCGAGGAAAACCACTACGTTGCCGAGCATCCGAAGATCCCCTTCATCCTTAACGTAGTCTTTGCCGATGGCTTCATACGGCTGGCTGTCCCCTCGGGGATAGAAACTATAGCCATGAGACTCGAAGAGAGACTTAAAACTTACCACACACTACTCGTTCTGAACGAGCGCATGAACATGCTGAAGTTCACGCTCAGCGGGATGAACGATGAAATAACACTGAGGGTGGATCTTGACGAGAAAAGCCTCGGAAAGGAGGAGTTCAACGACGCACTAACGGCTCTCCTCGTCGGGATGAACGTCCTGATGGACTCACTGGGACTCACCGAGGAGTTCCAGGAGGCAATCTTCGAACGGCTGGGCATGATGATAATTGAGAGACTGCAGAGGGGGATGAGTGAAGCGGAGATCATAAACTTTCTCGTAAAGAAGGTTGGTATGAAAATGGAAGAGGCGAAAGAACTGCTGGAGCATATAAAAAGCGCGATAGGGGAGTCCGATGATAAAGGATACTTCTGA
- the speB gene encoding agmatinase yields the protein MEFLYTYEAFKLELPLVSPERADFVILGVPFDGTTSYKSGARFGPTLIRQATLNLESYVLDYDIDIADLPIADIGDIAVVAGDPRKTADRVRETIEELERVNPKAIPVLLGGEHSQTLGAVEALKPKSYVVFDAHLDLRDSYEDNPYNHACVARRIAELGIREAMFGIRSGTREEVEFAEKNGIRWVHARDYGFDSFVDLVEPLPEPVYLSVDIDVFDVSMVPDTGTPEAGGLRFWEVIEAIEWLTANKRIVGFDIMEVAGERLGNPTALTAAKLLFYFLAMMKR from the coding sequence TTGGAGTTCCTGTACACGTACGAGGCCTTTAAGCTCGAGCTTCCCCTCGTTTCCCCTGAGCGCGCGGATTTTGTAATCTTGGGCGTACCCTTTGACGGGACGACCAGCTACAAGTCAGGGGCACGCTTTGGCCCCACTCTCATAAGACAGGCGACGCTGAACCTTGAGAGCTACGTACTCGACTACGACATTGACATAGCCGATCTTCCAATAGCCGATATAGGGGACATCGCCGTCGTGGCGGGCGATCCGAGAAAGACCGCCGATAGAGTCAGGGAAACTATTGAGGAGCTGGAACGGGTAAACCCTAAAGCGATCCCGGTGCTCCTCGGCGGTGAGCACTCCCAGACGCTGGGAGCGGTTGAGGCACTAAAGCCCAAGAGCTACGTCGTCTTCGATGCCCACCTCGACCTAAGGGACAGCTACGAGGACAATCCCTATAATCACGCCTGTGTCGCGAGAAGAATAGCGGAGCTCGGCATTAGGGAAGCGATGTTTGGAATAAGGAGCGGTACGAGGGAGGAGGTGGAGTTTGCTGAAAAGAATGGAATTCGCTGGGTTCACGCCAGGGACTACGGCTTCGATTCCTTCGTGGATCTCGTTGAACCCTTGCCCGAGCCGGTTTACCTCTCGGTGGATATAGACGTCTTTGATGTTTCGATGGTTCCTGATACTGGGACGCCCGAGGCCGGTGGTTTGAGGTTCTGGGAGGTAATCGAGGCAATCGAATGGCTCACTGCCAACAAGAGAATAGTGGGCTTTGACATAATGGAAGTGGCGGGGGAGAGGCTGGGGAACCCAACTGCCCTGACCGCTGCGAAGCTGCTGTTCTACTTCCTCGCAATGATGAAAAGGTGA
- a CDS encoding chloride channel protein — protein MTSGNGAYLRKWGIVMAFSILAGVVGGLGAVVFRLMIRFTHKFFFGMLLPRLSFTLYHLNLGYVLLPAIGGLFVALLVVRFPDIKGNGIPEVIEAVIFKGGRIGGVFAIAKIVATSVTIGSGGSVGREGPIGFIGAALTSAFAKWFGLSREMRKLLVTCGLAAGIAGTFNTPLAGAMFALEVVYMGAFSINLVPIFIASVTGNAVTLAVLRRAFEVEIPGGMGHTLPELPFFFVLGLLLGALAALYVRVIYAFIEGFERLPVPEVFKPVLGGLGVGLLGAFFPNYGIFGVGYEGMSLAFYGKLVVWLLLTLGVLKMLATALTIGSGQSGGVFAPSLYIGTMFGSAFGMVVAKLFPSLGAMPTVYALAGMAAFFSGMTQAPITQILMVTELTRSYAILPAVMTSATMGFLTARFFLKGESVYTLKLVRKGYRVRTGKPVILETISVGEIMTREPVYVTADMTLFDVEHLISETGHDCFPVVDNEGRVIGIIGVKDILKKPSSLKRMRVRRFLRRAYGVTYPTETAETALEKLMAYDQNLLPVVRGPNDRRLIGVVTKKDIYTAYYRGLEGMYID, from the coding sequence ATGACCTCTGGAAACGGAGCGTACCTCAGAAAATGGGGCATTGTAATGGCCTTTTCCATACTGGCGGGCGTAGTTGGCGGTCTGGGGGCCGTTGTGTTCAGGCTTATGATACGCTTCACTCATAAGTTTTTCTTCGGAATGCTCCTCCCGCGCCTCTCTTTTACCCTCTATCATCTGAATCTCGGCTACGTTCTTCTGCCAGCAATCGGTGGGCTCTTCGTGGCCCTGCTTGTGGTTCGCTTTCCCGATATCAAGGGGAACGGAATCCCTGAGGTCATCGAGGCGGTAATCTTCAAAGGTGGAAGAATCGGCGGTGTCTTTGCGATAGCGAAGATAGTGGCGACTTCAGTAACCATAGGCTCGGGCGGTAGCGTCGGCAGGGAAGGCCCAATCGGCTTCATAGGGGCCGCTTTGACCTCGGCCTTCGCGAAGTGGTTTGGCCTTTCCAGGGAGATGCGCAAGCTCCTCGTAACCTGCGGTCTTGCCGCTGGAATCGCGGGAACCTTCAACACGCCCCTCGCGGGGGCCATGTTTGCCCTCGAGGTCGTTTACATGGGTGCTTTCTCAATAAACCTCGTTCCTATATTCATAGCCTCCGTGACGGGGAACGCCGTTACACTCGCCGTCCTCAGGAGGGCCTTTGAGGTTGAGATTCCAGGAGGAATGGGGCACACTCTACCAGAGCTTCCGTTTTTCTTCGTTCTGGGGTTGCTCCTCGGCGCCCTGGCGGCCCTCTACGTTCGCGTTATCTATGCCTTCATCGAGGGTTTCGAGCGCCTTCCAGTCCCCGAAGTCTTTAAACCTGTTCTTGGCGGTCTGGGCGTGGGTCTCCTCGGCGCTTTCTTCCCGAACTACGGCATCTTTGGCGTTGGTTACGAGGGCATGAGCTTGGCCTTCTACGGGAAGCTGGTAGTGTGGCTGCTCCTAACCCTGGGCGTCTTGAAGATGCTGGCCACGGCCCTGACCATAGGCTCAGGCCAGAGCGGTGGTGTCTTCGCGCCGAGCCTATACATAGGCACCATGTTCGGTTCCGCCTTCGGAATGGTCGTCGCCAAGCTGTTTCCATCTTTGGGGGCCATGCCGACGGTGTACGCGCTGGCTGGGATGGCGGCGTTCTTCAGCGGAATGACGCAGGCGCCGATAACCCAGATTTTAATGGTAACAGAGCTTACAAGGAGCTACGCGATTCTTCCAGCTGTTATGACCTCGGCAACGATGGGTTTTCTCACCGCGAGGTTCTTCCTGAAGGGCGAGTCCGTGTACACACTAAAGCTCGTCAGGAAGGGCTACCGCGTTAGGACGGGGAAACCAGTGATCTTAGAGACGATATCCGTCGGGGAGATAATGACGAGGGAGCCAGTCTACGTTACGGCGGATATGACGCTCTTCGACGTGGAGCACCTCATAAGCGAGACTGGCCACGACTGCTTCCCCGTTGTGGACAACGAGGGCAGGGTCATCGGAATAATTGGGGTCAAGGACATACTGAAGAAGCCATCGTCGCTGAAGAGAATGAGGGTGAGGCGATTCCTCCGCAGGGCGTACGGTGTTACGTATCCAACTGAAACCGCCGAGACGGCGCTTGAAAAGCTGATGGCCTACGACCAGAACCTCCTCCCCGTCGTCAGGGGACCGAACGACAGAAGGCTCATCGGCGTCGTGACCAAAAAGGACATATACACCGCATACTACCGCGGACTGGAGGGGATGTACATAGACTGA
- a CDS encoding TIGR00375 family protein: protein MLVDADLHIHSRYSKAVSKAMTIPNLAENARFKGLGLVGTGDILSPHWEAELLKYAKKVDEGTYELNGVRFLLTTEVEDSRRVHHVLIFPSIETVREMRERLRPYSNDIDTEGRPHINLSAGEIADMANELGVLIGPAHAFTPWTSLYKEYDSLEEAYGGAKIHFLELGLSADSEMADMIKAHHRLTYLSNSDAHSPMPHRLGREFNRFEVKEPTFEEIRKAILRHGGRRIVLNAGLDPRLGKYHLTACSRCYAHYSLGEAKAFKWRCPKCGGRIKKGVRDRILELADTNERPKDRPPYLRLAPLAEIISMVIGKGVETKAVRLIWERFLREFGSEIMVLVDVPVGELARVHEEVAKAIWAYRNGKLIVIPGGGGKYGEIKLPEEIRRARVEELESVEVEVPEETERLRQRSITDFLKVAR, encoded by the coding sequence ATGCTCGTTGACGCTGACCTACACATCCACTCGCGTTACTCGAAGGCCGTCTCAAAGGCAATGACGATACCAAATCTGGCAGAAAACGCGCGCTTCAAAGGTCTCGGCCTGGTCGGGACGGGCGACATACTCAGCCCCCACTGGGAGGCCGAGCTTCTCAAATACGCGAAAAAAGTTGACGAAGGGACCTACGAACTCAATGGAGTCCGCTTCCTCCTCACAACTGAGGTCGAGGACAGCAGGAGGGTTCACCACGTCCTGATTTTCCCGAGCATAGAAACCGTCCGTGAGATGAGAGAACGATTGAGGCCGTATTCAAACGACATCGATACCGAGGGAAGGCCGCACATTAACCTCTCAGCTGGGGAGATAGCCGACATGGCCAACGAGCTCGGTGTCTTAATCGGCCCCGCTCACGCCTTCACCCCCTGGACGAGCCTATACAAGGAGTACGACAGTCTGGAGGAGGCATATGGAGGAGCTAAAATACACTTCCTCGAGCTGGGCCTCTCCGCCGACAGCGAGATGGCCGATATGATAAAGGCCCACCACAGGCTTACCTACCTCAGCAACAGCGACGCCCACTCGCCGATGCCTCATAGGCTGGGCAGGGAGTTCAACCGCTTTGAGGTCAAAGAACCAACCTTTGAAGAAATTCGAAAGGCGATTCTAAGGCACGGTGGGAGGAGAATCGTCCTGAACGCTGGTTTGGACCCGAGGCTCGGCAAGTATCATCTAACAGCCTGCTCCCGCTGTTACGCCCACTACTCCCTCGGCGAGGCAAAAGCCTTCAAATGGAGGTGTCCAAAGTGCGGCGGTCGGATAAAGAAGGGCGTTCGCGACAGAATCCTGGAATTGGCTGACACTAACGAGAGGCCAAAGGACAGGCCTCCCTACCTGCGCCTCGCTCCCCTCGCGGAGATAATCTCGATGGTCATCGGCAAGGGAGTTGAAACCAAGGCCGTTAGGCTGATATGGGAACGCTTTTTGAGGGAATTTGGGAGCGAGATTATGGTTCTCGTTGACGTTCCCGTGGGGGAGCTTGCCAGAGTCCACGAGGAAGTGGCAAAGGCTATATGGGCCTACCGCAACGGGAAGCTCATCGTTATCCCGGGTGGTGGCGGGAAGTACGGGGAGATAAAGCTCCCTGAGGAGATAAGGAGGGCGAGGGTTGAGGAGCTTGAGAGCGTTGAGGTGGAAGTTCCTGAGGAAACCGAGAGGCTGAGGCAGAGGAGCATAACGGACTTCCTCAAGGTTGCCAGGTGA
- a CDS encoding AbrB/MazE/SpoVT family DNA-binding domain-containing protein, translating to MGVEVVKVSTKGQVVIPKEIRDALGIRNGDYLVVMEKNGYIVMKKLSVEDVFKEGEELAKTLEITREDVIRAVGDVRYED from the coding sequence ATGGGGGTGGAGGTAGTGAAGGTATCCACCAAGGGGCAGGTTGTCATACCTAAGGAAATCCGCGATGCCCTTGGGATACGGAACGGGGACTATCTCGTCGTGATGGAGAAAAACGGCTACATCGTGATGAAGAAGCTGAGCGTTGAGGACGTTTTCAAAGAGGGTGAGGAACTCGCAAAGACCCTTGAAATCACGAGGGAAGACGTAATCAGGGCCGTGGGGGATGTGAGGTATGAGGATTAG
- a CDS encoding thiamine-phosphate kinase, whose amino-acid sequence MMESEIIELFIRHLKRQGDLPLGDDAGALRLGDRWLVATNDMLVRKTDVPDIMTPEQVGFKAVTMNVSDMASMGAEPLGFLFSLGIPGDLDSDYLEGIARGIGEALDFYGLPVLSADTNEADDLIIDGAALGITERLLTRSGAKPGELVCVTGDLGRALAGYLVWKNGLEVSDAVRKPLYEKFLEPRARVREGSELSKVASSAIDISDGLAKELYLLAEMSQVGIEVRPESLPLGKGVEEVAELLGLDPFEIALASGEEFELVFTVAPEFVESLNFDFSVIGRVTRGKGIYLVDDSGKRVMPKLGWEHLTGFQMKILYS is encoded by the coding sequence ATGATGGAATCCGAAATCATAGAGCTCTTCATCAGGCACCTCAAACGACAAGGTGATTTACCCCTCGGCGATGATGCTGGGGCTTTAAGGCTCGGTGATAGGTGGCTCGTTGCAACCAACGATATGCTCGTCAGGAAAACGGACGTGCCCGACATAATGACGCCCGAGCAGGTTGGCTTCAAGGCGGTAACCATGAACGTGAGCGATATGGCTTCGATGGGGGCAGAACCGCTCGGCTTCCTCTTCTCCCTTGGGATTCCGGGGGATTTGGATTCGGACTACCTTGAGGGGATTGCGAGGGGAATCGGTGAGGCCCTCGACTTTTACGGCCTTCCTGTCCTGAGTGCTGACACCAATGAGGCCGATGATCTCATCATAGACGGGGCAGCGCTGGGTATTACTGAGCGTTTGCTCACGCGCTCGGGGGCAAAACCCGGTGAGCTGGTCTGCGTCACCGGTGATTTGGGGAGGGCTTTAGCCGGCTACCTCGTCTGGAAGAACGGGCTCGAGGTGAGCGACGCCGTCAGGAAGCCCCTTTATGAGAAATTTCTTGAACCGAGGGCGAGAGTTAGGGAGGGGTCTGAGCTCTCGAAGGTCGCCAGTTCTGCGATAGACATAAGCGATGGCCTCGCAAAGGAGCTCTACCTTTTAGCGGAGATGAGCCAGGTGGGGATAGAAGTGAGACCAGAGAGCCTTCCTTTGGGAAAAGGCGTTGAAGAGGTTGCGGAGCTCCTCGGCCTGGATCCCTTTGAGATCGCACTCGCAAGCGGGGAGGAGTTTGAGCTGGTCTTTACCGTTGCCCCTGAGTTCGTTGAGAGCTTGAACTTCGATTTCTCCGTCATAGGCCGCGTCACCCGTGGAAAGGGGATTTACCTCGTCGATGATTCCGGTAAGAGGGTTATGCCCAAGCTCGGGTGGGAGCACCTAACTGGCTTTCAGATGAAAATTTTATATAGTTGA
- a CDS encoding ArsR/SmtB family transcription factor, whose translation MKVKDLINMLSDRQRKSVEGCLERCDLLDPEEEIAKEIPQDVVEFSKIIANPIRASILKMLSNRWLCVCLIAKALDQDQTLISHHLRTLKRFNLLHEKREGKLRFYRTNREVLERYLEKLSLELLGGRS comes from the coding sequence ATGAAGGTTAAGGATTTGATAAACATGCTATCGGATAGGCAAAGGAAGAGTGTTGAGGGCTGCCTTGAGCGGTGCGACCTCCTTGATCCCGAGGAGGAAATAGCTAAAGAGATCCCCCAAGACGTAGTTGAGTTCTCAAAGATTATAGCGAACCCCATAAGGGCGTCGATACTCAAGATGCTCAGCAACAGGTGGCTCTGTGTCTGTTTGATAGCGAAGGCCCTCGACCAGGATCAGACCCTTATAAGCCATCACCTTAGAACCCTTAAGAGGTTTAACCTTCTACACGAGAAAAGGGAGGGCAAACTGCGCTTTTACAGGACTAACAGGGAAGTCCTTGAGCGCTACCTTGAGAAACTATCACTCGAGTTGCTGGGTGGTAGGAGTTGA
- a CDS encoding MazG nucleotide pyrophosphohydrolase domain-containing protein: MKLQGEVDELIKALGGYWKPFEMLAALVEETGELAEAMLAFEGVKGKGQRDALVEEIGDVLFALACIANHYGVDLEGALRQTIAKYRRRFDGD; encoded by the coding sequence TTGAAACTCCAGGGTGAAGTTGATGAGCTCATAAAGGCCTTGGGTGGTTACTGGAAGCCCTTTGAGATGCTGGCAGCTCTCGTTGAGGAAACGGGTGAGCTGGCAGAGGCTATGCTGGCCTTTGAGGGTGTTAAGGGGAAGGGTCAGAGGGATGCCCTCGTTGAGGAGATAGGCGATGTTCTCTTCGCCCTCGCCTGTATAGCCAACCATTACGGGGTCGATCTGGAGGGAGCGCTGAGGCAGACCATAGCGAAGTACCGCCGCCGTTTCGATGGAGATTAA
- a CDS encoding lysylphosphatidylglycerol synthase transmembrane domain-containing protein: protein MVLENFVQSAEEYIGVLRHVPIHYLLLAIGTYYLSVFLFALRWKYVLKGTGVEVPLAELFKANLAGLFMNNITPMSRGGGELLRMAWISKLQGVPMRISAVTVVYERILESIPVMVMVTLGFLYFTTSEALALIPLVIGLALVWFKWEKFIELTLRLFRVNLSEEERERIVALRKCGDVNLIGIGTSSLVWVLDVLRLKLITLAIGLNVSFPVLILVSIINLMLGIAAFTPGGVGVVESGLIGALTYLGFPPALAVSTVLLERFISYVLGSISGLLVLFTSGGREVWRALKSR, encoded by the coding sequence ATGGTACTTGAAAACTTTGTCCAGAGCGCTGAGGAATACATTGGTGTTCTTCGGCACGTTCCCATCCACTACCTCCTCCTCGCGATAGGTACTTACTACCTGAGCGTCTTCCTCTTCGCCCTCCGCTGGAAGTACGTTCTCAAGGGGACAGGCGTTGAGGTTCCCCTTGCCGAGCTCTTCAAGGCGAACCTTGCGGGTCTTTTCATGAACAACATAACGCCAATGAGCAGGGGTGGGGGCGAGCTCCTCAGAATGGCCTGGATTTCCAAGCTTCAGGGGGTTCCGATGCGAATTTCGGCCGTCACCGTAGTCTATGAGAGAATCCTCGAGTCGATACCCGTCATGGTAATGGTAACTCTGGGTTTCCTGTACTTCACGACTTCTGAAGCCCTCGCCTTAATTCCCCTCGTGATAGGGCTCGCCCTCGTATGGTTCAAGTGGGAGAAGTTCATAGAGCTCACCCTTCGCCTCTTCAGGGTGAACCTCTCGGAGGAGGAGCGGGAGAGAATAGTTGCCCTCAGGAAATGTGGTGACGTCAACCTAATTGGGATAGGCACCAGCTCCCTGGTCTGGGTTCTCGACGTTCTCAGGCTCAAGTTAATTACATTGGCAATAGGCTTGAACGTCTCCTTTCCAGTTTTAATCCTCGTCTCGATTATTAACCTGATGCTCGGTATCGCGGCCTTCACTCCTGGAGGGGTTGGAGTGGTTGAAAGTGGCTTGATCGGGGCACTCACATACCTGGGCTTTCCCCCAGCGTTGGCTGTTTCAACCGTGCTGCTCGAAAGGTTTATCTCCTATGTTCTTGGTAGCATATCGGGGTTGCTGGTGCTCTTCACGTCCGGGGGAAGGGAAGTATGGAGAGCCTTAAAATCGCGCTAG
- a CDS encoding glycosyltransferase family 4 protein translates to MESLKIALVSDWYYPKLGGVAVHMHDLALYLRKLGHEVDIITNDRETGKETELKREGIGLIKVPGYTFGSIGINMTVFSRNASRLIPYVRNYDVVHGQHAFTPLALKAVSAGRKAGKATLLTTHSINYENSPVIKALARMAFPYFRYYLGNPHRIIAVSRASKEFMRRFTRIPIEVIQNGVNVDFFDVPLSKEEAKEKLGLGERVILYVGRLEPRKGISTLINAMKHVDGTLLIAGQGSMLPLLRERAKLLGVSKKVKFLGVVEYSRLPLYYRASDVFVLPSLSEAFGIVLLEAMASGTPVIGTKVGGIPEIIDGCGLLVPPGNAKELANAINLVLNNQSVERRLSRLGKRRVEKVYDWNVVVRKIEALYREVLDEVVGDG, encoded by the coding sequence ATGGAGAGCCTTAAAATCGCGCTAGTGAGCGACTGGTACTACCCAAAACTCGGTGGCGTCGCGGTTCATATGCACGACCTTGCGCTTTACCTGAGGAAGCTCGGTCACGAAGTTGATATAATCACGAACGACCGTGAGACTGGAAAGGAAACCGAGCTGAAAAGGGAGGGGATAGGTCTAATCAAGGTCCCCGGTTACACCTTTGGGAGCATTGGAATCAATATGACGGTCTTCTCCAGAAACGCCTCTCGTCTCATTCCATACGTGCGGAACTACGATGTCGTTCACGGTCAGCACGCTTTCACTCCCCTCGCCCTCAAGGCCGTCTCCGCCGGTAGGAAGGCCGGCAAAGCCACTCTCCTGACAACGCACAGCATCAACTATGAGAACTCACCGGTGATAAAGGCCCTTGCTAGGATGGCCTTTCCGTACTTCCGCTATTACTTGGGCAACCCCCACAGGATAATCGCCGTCAGCAGGGCCTCAAAGGAGTTCATGAGGCGCTTTACCCGCATCCCTATCGAGGTAATCCAGAACGGTGTCAACGTGGATTTCTTTGACGTCCCCCTTTCAAAGGAGGAAGCCAAGGAGAAGCTGGGCCTTGGCGAGAGGGTCATCCTTTACGTGGGCAGGCTGGAGCCGAGAAAAGGAATTAGCACGCTCATCAACGCGATGAAACACGTGGATGGAACCCTCCTGATAGCAGGCCAGGGAAGCATGCTTCCCCTTCTCAGGGAGAGGGCAAAGCTCCTCGGCGTATCCAAGAAAGTAAAGTTTCTCGGGGTGGTCGAGTACTCGAGGCTTCCCCTCTACTACCGGGCAAGCGACGTCTTCGTCCTCCCGAGCCTGAGCGAGGCCTTTGGCATAGTCCTCCTCGAGGCAATGGCCAGCGGGACACCTGTCATCGGAACGAAGGTAGGTGGAATCCCCGAGATAATCGACGGCTGTGGGTTGCTCGTTCCGCCCGGAAACGCGAAGGAGCTCGCCAATGCCATAAACCTGGTTCTCAACAATCAGAGCGTTGAGAGGCGCCTTAGCAGGCTTGGGAAGAGGCGGGTCGAGAAAGTCTACGACTGGAATGTAGTGGTCAGGAAAATTGAGGCTCTCTACCGTGAGGTTCTCGACGAGGTGGTAGGGGATGGATAA
- a CDS encoding polysaccharide deacetylase family protein encodes MDKIVILTFDVEEDCPPFAETRRGMEEGLPRVMDLLEEFKIKGTFLFTGRIAEEFPELAERAGKKHELGCHGLEHERFDRLSFEEAKRRLEEAREILSRFSDPVSFRAPNFQFPDMYYRILAELGFKVDSTKARHKGWGEGVTEINGVLEVPATTTSIVTRLPWKIQKRFHRKFESPIVYIFHPWEFVRMPRTLRPDCWFGTGESALEKLRKLIEFHLDNGARFLTLREFYEEYQKLKRE; translated from the coding sequence ATGGATAAAATCGTTATTCTAACCTTCGATGTTGAGGAGGATTGCCCTCCGTTTGCGGAAACCCGAAGGGGCATGGAGGAAGGCTTGCCGAGGGTTATGGACCTCCTCGAGGAGTTTAAAATCAAAGGAACGTTCCTCTTCACCGGCAGAATCGCGGAGGAATTCCCGGAGCTGGCTGAGCGCGCTGGGAAGAAGCACGAGCTCGGCTGTCACGGTCTTGAGCACGAGCGATTTGACCGGCTTTCCTTTGAGGAAGCAAAGCGCAGACTTGAAGAGGCGAGGGAAATTCTTTCCCGCTTCTCCGACCCCGTCTCCTTCCGCGCCCCCAACTTTCAGTTTCCAGATATGTACTACCGCATTCTTGCCGAGCTCGGCTTTAAAGTCGATTCGACGAAGGCCAGGCACAAGGGCTGGGGAGAAGGAGTTACCGAAATCAACGGCGTTCTTGAAGTTCCCGCCACGACTACCTCTATAGTTACGCGCCTTCCCTGGAAGATACAGAAGAGGTTTCACCGGAAGTTTGAAAGTCCAATCGTTTACATCTTTCACCCCTGGGAGTTCGTTAGAATGCCCAGGACCCTTAGACCCGATTGCTGGTTTGGGACTGGAGAAAGTGCCCTGGAAAAGCTCAGGAAGTTGATTGAGTTCCATCTCGATAACGGCGCGAGATTTTTAACGCTTCGGGAGTTCTACGAGGAATACCAAAAGCTTAAACGTGAGTGA
- the amrS gene encoding AmmeMemoRadiSam system radical SAM enzyme, with product MREALYWEPLEGGKVRCKLCPLNCIISEGKRGSCRIRKNIGGKLYTLNYGKVSAIGADPVEKKPLFHFWPGSCALSISTVGCNMHCKHCQNWEISQADETFPYLHDMTPEMVVEITKRYGCESIAYTYNEPVIWYEFVLDTAKLAKKEGIYNLLITNGYINEEPFRELAPYIDAMNIDIKAFSDEFYMKIASVPSGEPSRRTAVIAKKDFGIHVELTYLIIPTLNDKEEEIRAFARWVVNELGDDTPVHFSRFFPHYKLLHLPPTPLETMDMAYRVAKEEGLKFVYIGNVPGHPGENTYCPRCGRPLIVRYGFEITEYNITEDGRCKYCGEKIPIVGTYKKKHYPGMWW from the coding sequence ATGAGGGAGGCCCTTTACTGGGAGCCCCTCGAGGGGGGCAAAGTTAGGTGTAAGCTCTGTCCTCTCAACTGCATCATCAGCGAGGGAAAGAGGGGTTCCTGCAGAATCAGAAAGAACATTGGGGGTAAGCTCTACACGCTCAACTACGGCAAGGTCTCGGCCATCGGAGCCGACCCGGTGGAGAAGAAACCGCTCTTCCACTTCTGGCCCGGCTCGTGCGCGCTCTCGATAAGCACCGTTGGATGCAACATGCACTGCAAGCACTGCCAGAACTGGGAGATAAGTCAGGCGGATGAAACCTTCCCCTACCTCCACGATATGACGCCCGAGATGGTCGTGGAGATAACGAAGCGCTACGGCTGTGAGAGCATAGCCTACACCTACAACGAGCCCGTAATCTGGTACGAGTTCGTCCTCGACACGGCGAAGCTCGCGAAGAAGGAAGGCATTTACAACCTCCTCATCACAAACGGCTACATCAACGAGGAGCCCTTCAGGGAGCTCGCGCCCTACATCGACGCGATGAACATCGACATCAAGGCCTTCAGCGACGAGTTCTACATGAAGATAGCGAGCGTCCCGAGTGGTGAGCCGAGCAGGAGGACGGCGGTTATAGCGAAGAAGGACTTTGGAATCCACGTTGAGCTGACGTACCTCATAATCCCGACGCTCAACGACAAGGAAGAAGAGATACGGGCCTTCGCCCGCTGGGTGGTTAATGAGCTCGGCGACGACACGCCCGTCCACTTCTCGCGCTTCTTCCCTCACTACAAGCTCCTCCACCTTCCGCCGACACCTCTTGAAACGATGGACATGGCCTACCGCGTCGCCAAGGAAGAGGGTTTAAAGTTCGTTTACATCGGCAACGTTCCAGGGCACCCTGGGGAGAACACCTACTGCCCGCGCTGTGGAAGGCCCTTAATAGTCCGTTACGGCTTTGAGATTACCGAGTACAACATAACTGAGGACGGAAGGTGTAAGTACTGCGGTGAGAAAATCCCGATAGTCGGCACCTACAAGAAAAAGCACTATCCTGGGATGTGGTGGTGA